The following are encoded in a window of Mycolicibacterium tusciae JS617 genomic DNA:
- a CDS encoding cytochrome P450 yields MVTQMVQLPLEQTHPLDIAPRLRELQAQGTVHRVRTEVGDDAWLVTRHALVRQLLDDDRLGRSHPRPDTAARSGDSALFGGPLGDFTTEHHDHQRMRALLQPHFTPSRMRALRARVETLSARLLDVLIEHGPPADLQAELALPLPILVICELLGVPYEDREQFRAWTNDAANTRDRARSEHGLGELFAYGQRLVAIKRRNPGDDVVSRLGATEGVDDDEAAGLSMALLFAGHETTVVQIGMTALLLLANPDQWRALVDEPGLVGNAVEETLRASRKGGNGVPRYARTDLEVDGVTIKAGELVLLDLGAGNHDPAEFGDPGAVNVTRRAARHLAFGHGARYCIGAPLARIELQTVFSQLASRMPGLHLAIGVQDLTMRRDVLTGGLTELPVRW; encoded by the coding sequence ATGGTCACCCAAATGGTGCAGTTGCCCTTAGAGCAGACACATCCGTTAGATATCGCGCCTCGGCTTCGAGAGCTGCAAGCGCAGGGAACGGTGCATCGCGTTCGCACCGAGGTGGGCGATGACGCTTGGCTGGTGACACGTCACGCGCTGGTTCGGCAGCTGTTGGATGACGACCGCCTCGGCAGGTCCCATCCCCGACCCGATACAGCGGCGCGGTCTGGCGATTCGGCGCTCTTCGGCGGACCACTGGGCGACTTCACCACCGAGCACCACGACCACCAGCGGATGCGTGCGCTGCTGCAGCCGCACTTCACACCGTCGCGCATGCGCGCGCTGCGGGCGCGGGTCGAGACCTTGTCGGCCCGCTTGCTCGACGTGCTCATCGAGCACGGGCCCCCAGCAGATCTGCAGGCCGAGCTGGCATTGCCGCTGCCAATCCTGGTGATCTGCGAGCTCCTCGGGGTGCCCTATGAGGACCGTGAGCAGTTTCGGGCCTGGACGAATGACGCTGCCAACACCCGCGATCGCGCTCGATCCGAGCACGGACTGGGCGAGCTGTTCGCCTACGGACAGCGGTTGGTGGCGATCAAGCGGCGCAATCCTGGCGACGATGTGGTTTCCCGGCTAGGCGCGACGGAGGGAGTGGACGATGACGAGGCTGCTGGGCTGTCGATGGCGTTGTTGTTCGCCGGCCACGAAACCACTGTGGTGCAGATCGGCATGACAGCGTTGCTCTTATTGGCCAATCCGGATCAGTGGCGGGCCCTCGTCGACGAGCCCGGCCTGGTTGGCAACGCGGTCGAGGAGACCCTGCGGGCGTCGCGCAAGGGTGGCAACGGCGTTCCTCGCTACGCACGAACCGACCTGGAAGTCGACGGTGTCACCATCAAGGCGGGCGAGTTGGTCTTGCTGGATCTCGGCGCGGGCAATCATGACCCGGCTGAGTTTGGCGACCCCGGAGCAGTGAACGTCACCCGGCGAGCCGCGCGCCATCTCGCTTTCGGCCACGGAGCCCGCTACTGCATCGGCGCACCGCTGGCTCGGATTGAACTGCAAACGGTATTTTCTCAGCTGGCGTCACGCATGCCGGGCCTTCATCTTGCGATCGGGGTGCAGGACTTGACGATGCGCCGCGATGTACTGACTGGAGGGCTGACAGAACTGCCCGTGCGCTGGTGA
- a CDS encoding TetR/AcrR family transcriptional regulator: MTSARGQAPPESPPSPQPVRRMARAERREQILDAATRAFARTGFTATSLDDVAAEAGITHVILYRHFASKAELYRAALECARSRLAGIVGTEGYDEETIPALLRAAAADPEGFRLLFRHAAREPDFRDVVDRLRATSIDVAHHHLAERVPDGPWRHWAARLIPTVTLEAVIAWLDSGQPEPDHAAERIWCAIEAVIDAAHSG; the protein is encoded by the coding sequence ATGACATCGGCCCGCGGACAGGCGCCTCCGGAATCACCACCCTCTCCGCAGCCTGTGCGGCGGATGGCCCGCGCTGAGCGTCGTGAGCAGATCCTCGATGCCGCCACTCGCGCGTTCGCCCGTACCGGGTTTACCGCCACCAGCCTTGACGACGTAGCCGCCGAAGCCGGCATTACGCATGTGATTCTCTATCGGCACTTCGCCTCGAAGGCCGAGCTGTACCGCGCGGCGCTGGAGTGCGCCCGCTCCAGGCTCGCCGGGATCGTAGGCACCGAGGGCTATGACGAGGAAACGATTCCCGCGTTGCTGCGGGCCGCAGCAGCCGACCCGGAGGGATTTCGCCTGCTGTTCCGCCACGCCGCCCGAGAACCGGACTTCCGCGACGTGGTCGACAGACTTCGAGCCACCTCAATTGACGTTGCCCACCATCATCTCGCCGAAAGGGTTCCGGACGGACCGTGGCGACATTGGGCTGCACGTCTCATCCCCACAGTCACCCTTGAGGCCGTCATCGCGTGGCTCGATTCGGGTCAACCCGAACCCGACCACGCCGCCGAACGCATATGGTGCGCAATCGAAGCGGTGATCGACGCCGCGCATTCCGGCTGA
- a CDS encoding class I SAM-dependent methyltransferase yields the protein MSVTRAPGAAAMSRPETVSHPLCARLYAKQSEAAESRGVADQRGRMLAGLAGEVVEIGAGNGLNFLHYPQAVTVVHAFEPDPYLRGLAARAAEDAAVPVKVGDAVAEDLPLEDASVDAAVASLVLCSVSDPGRAIAELHRVVRPGGELRFNEHVASQHSLRRGLQRTADATVWPTISGGCHLSRETGAALEDGGFRIERVERFEFSVSALDPKKTHILGTARRI from the coding sequence GTGTCCGTTACCCGAGCGCCCGGCGCCGCGGCGATGAGTCGCCCGGAGACCGTGAGTCATCCGCTATGCGCGCGGCTTTACGCGAAGCAGTCCGAGGCTGCGGAATCGCGGGGGGTGGCCGATCAGCGAGGCCGGATGCTGGCCGGGCTCGCCGGGGAGGTTGTCGAGATCGGCGCCGGTAACGGCTTGAACTTCTTGCACTACCCGCAGGCGGTGACGGTGGTGCACGCCTTCGAACCCGACCCATATCTTCGCGGCCTGGCCGCGCGGGCCGCCGAAGACGCGGCGGTTCCGGTGAAGGTGGGAGACGCTGTCGCCGAGGACCTTCCGCTCGAGGATGCCAGCGTCGACGCGGCCGTCGCCTCGCTGGTGCTGTGCTCGGTCAGCGACCCCGGTCGTGCCATCGCTGAGCTGCACCGCGTCGTTCGGCCCGGCGGCGAACTTCGCTTCAATGAGCATGTTGCGTCGCAGCATTCGCTTCGTAGAGGTCTGCAACGGACCGCTGATGCGACGGTGTGGCCGACGATCTCCGGCGGCTGCCATCTGTCCCGCGAGACCGGGGCGGCGCTCGAAGACGGTGGCTTTCGTATCGAGCGAGTCGAGCGTTTCGAGTTCAGCGTGTCAGCGCTCGATCCCAAGAAGACCCACATTCTCGGAACCGCCCGACGCATCTGA
- a CDS encoding TetR/AcrR family transcriptional regulator: MGTASTPDRLMDAALTLFAEHGFKATTVGAIEKEAGMAPRSGALYQHFKGKQQLLEAAVERELAGMDELAHAIAMFPLGDFRAEVTMLARWNLASLERRDELTRFVRREADLLPKRLRTKLYNRLVARPYAEIVAWLSARFREAGIEPPDLEALTLILIESMGAYKELNRVFGQVPADIDDERFIAAWVDTALAVAHRYGLN, from the coding sequence ATGGGTACTGCCTCCACACCGGATCGCCTGATGGACGCCGCGTTAACACTGTTCGCCGAACACGGCTTCAAGGCGACAACGGTCGGCGCAATCGAAAAAGAGGCAGGCATGGCGCCCCGGTCCGGGGCGCTGTACCAGCACTTCAAAGGCAAGCAGCAGCTTCTCGAAGCCGCAGTCGAACGCGAGCTAGCCGGCATGGACGAACTCGCCCACGCCATAGCGATGTTCCCCCTCGGCGACTTTCGCGCCGAAGTCACCATGCTCGCCCGGTGGAACCTCGCCTCACTGGAACGCCGGGACGAACTCACCCGCTTTGTCCGACGCGAGGCCGACCTGCTCCCAAAACGCCTGCGCACCAAGCTCTATAACCGACTCGTCGCTAGACCGTACGCCGAGATTGTGGCGTGGCTGAGCGCTCGGTTTCGGGAAGCAGGAATCGAACCGCCCGACCTAGAGGCGTTGACGCTGATCCTGATCGAATCGATGGGCGCCTACAAGGAACTCAACCGGGTGTTCGGTCAAGTCCCCGCCGATATCGACGACGAACGTTTCATTGCCGCATGGGTGGACACCGCGCTCGCGGTCGCACATCGGTACGGCCTTAACTGA